In Brachypodium distachyon strain Bd21 chromosome 5, Brachypodium_distachyon_v3.0, whole genome shotgun sequence, the genomic window GTGCTCGTGGAACGCGTAGCCGCCGCTGCCCACGGCCGCCACCGCGGCGACTTCCTCCTCGATCTTGTGCCTGTGCGCGTTCTCCGGGTCCTTCTTCGCCTGGTGCTTCTCGTACTGCACACGCACGCGCGCACGCACAGCCGTGTAAACGTAAAGCATCAATGGCAGACATGCGATGGAAATTAACCTTGCGTATTATAAGTAGTTAAGTACCATGGcgaaggcgccggcggcgagggtgccCATCTCGCCGAGATGCTCCTTACGCTTgtgctccttctcctccttcctgtACTTGTCGgactcgtcgtcgtcgccgccgggggTGGACTTCTTGTAACCGCCGCCGCTGtactcgtcgtcgtcgccggtaGACTTCTTGTACTCCTCGTCGCCACCGGACTTCTTGTACCCGCCGCCACTGTActcgtcgtcgccgctggACTTCTTGtatccgccggcgccgctccgGTCGTAGTCGTCGGTGGCGGACTTGTTGCGGCCGTAGTCCTCGTGGGTGGACTTTTTGTAGCCACCATCGtagtcgtcggcgccggcgcctgaCTTCTTGtacccggcgccgccgctgtactcgtcgtctccggcagACTTGTTgtacccgccggcgccgctgccgtcgtAATCGTCGGTGCCGGACTTCTTGTACCCGGTCTCGTAGTCGTCGGTGCCGGACCTGCCGTAGGCGCCGCTGCGGCCGTACTCGTCAGCCATCTCAAGTTCGTTCGTTCGATCGGGTCTGAGACTTTGAGAGAGAAAACAGTACACttgtcacaactcacaagtgTAAAGCGCGCTGGTTTGTTTGTCCTATGAGCACAGCAACGTGGAGTATTTATAGCAGAGAGCTCCAGTTTGGCAGGCCAGATCGATCGTGGCTAATTTGCCGCGTACGTATTGCTGTAATGCATGCGAAATCAAATAAATCATACTCTACAGCTCTACTTGGAAGTTGGAAAAGTGGATTTATGTTCGCAGAGATGAAACTGTGTTTGCACATCGACATCAACTTGTTGGACCACAATTAATGTGGACGGGGTTTATTCCTTGAGTTTCTTGGATCTCAGACTATGTTAGTTTACAATACTCCTAAATAAATATGGACCGTCCATTTATCTTAATCTAATGATCAATTTTACGTGAGACTACAACACAAGTCTCAAGGAGTACCAACCCTAAAACCTAGGAAGTACCTTCACATTAAGGGTAAAATTGTAACAACACATCAACAAATTACATTGTCCACAGGTGATTTAGGAATCCAATCTGATGGGTACCTGTTAATCAAAATGAAATCAGAATGCTCACGCGCGCTCCTGGGTCTAATCTAATGTGTGTGTTAATCAACATTAAGAACCATAACAGGATCGCGTATTCGggcacggcggccggcggcgtggaTCGCGTATTCGGGTaccgcggccggcggcgtggaTCGTGGATTCGggcacggcggccggcggcatgGATCGATTGTGCTCGTCGGCTATCGGCACGGCTGCCTGCGGCGACCTAGGGGCACAGCCGCGTCGGAGAGGTTGACGATGACCACGACCGTTTGTGCTGAACAGTGCACTGTCGATCATCAATGATCCTATTCCTTGAATCAGTATTTCATTGTAGTGTAATGAATCTTGCTAACTGACGTACTCCTGTTTGTGAATATGGATCGGGAGGTTAGTGAGCGCCTGAGCAGTAGGGGGGAGAGTTAGCCGGAGGGAGGGGAATCAAGTTTGCCGGTGAAGTGCATGCGTGCAATGGCAGGCACGCAAGGGTAAGAGGGGCGGACATGGCCACATGGGGATTCCTGAGTACACCGTGATCGATTTGGGAAGATAGATGGGAGACAATGCTAAGACAAAGTCTAAATTAACCCTGTGAACGGACGGTTAGATTTGCCAGGTACTCCTCACGGTTCCTATGGAGTACCGGGCCCGGTACTGTAAAATTTTCCCAGACTAATGGTTAGGGACTGTTGGATATGGCCCAAGTTTGTTCtaccaaatatttggctttCTAAAACACTGGCcaactttttttgtttgagttGGCTTGTGGAAGTTTGACATCCATCCAAATAAGGACCAAACTTTAGCGTTGGAGGCCCATACAAGGAGACTCAGTATGCCTGAAACAATTGTCAGTTTTTTTCATATTGACAAAATACCCCCGGGTCCACAGGTTGAAGTAACCAAGTTGAAGTGCTTAACTATTCATTTAATTCTCTCATAGATCTGACAGCTATGGCGTCCAGCTGTTGTTTAACCATTCCTTTAATTTTCTCCACTCCAATGCCGAGACATACGAAGAATGAAATGGAAAACTAAAGAGTGGAACAATTTATCAACACGCTGAGGCATAACATTATGAATTTTGTGATGTTAAGTAAAATCAAGGAAGTGTTGctaaaattttcaatttttaatGCCAAAATCATTATTActcatttcaaaattttacagAAACTTACTCTGAAACAGTGTGTTACTGACATCTAAAAATTCTAAAATATATAAGTTCTCTAAAATGAGTACTTTGTTGTAAAGAAAATCAACATAGTATCTATGGAAAAAATTGTCTTTTCATCTCttacttaacggtcaactagcggtcaactaacggtagtCGCATATTTGCACcccatgcaaaatttgagtgacAAATTTGGAACAAGAAAATTCTGAGTGGCATTTGGGCAAAATTTGAATGGTAAATATGAAATTCTCTCTTAAAATTCGTGTTACTCCGTCTAAGGAGTAGTTCATAAAATAATATTAAAATGCAGCATAATTATCTCTaaaagttactccctctgatactaaattcttatctcaaaattatctaaatatggatgtatctattcttaaaagacgcctagatacatgtaatatttcgaaaacaatttagaatcggtgGGAGTAACTAGTTTATAATAAAATCACGCAGGTGATACTGTCTCTTTGATTTGGCCGTTGTGTCATCATCAGACATAAAGAAGTTAGTTATCACTTCCATACATCGATCGCTGCCCGCATACGTGCTCGATCCGTAGGCCGGTGTGTTCAATGCGACTTATCATGGCCGGCGTCGGTACGCAATTAAGATCCAGCCTCCAGAGCATGAATGCGCCCGCGTACACCACGCAGTCGCTCGCATCGCATCGCggtccaaagtccaaactaACAACATATGGACTGAACCCATACCGGCCGGCATACCGCTGGATGGCCGGATGGAGCCTCGAGCTCAGTTCTCAACGGGAAAGGAAGGCCGGGACGGGATCGCTGTTCGCGGCGTCTCTCCGGAACAAAATTCTTCACAGTACTCTCCAGTGCGCCGCGCACGTACAGGATTACATAAGGCCACTCACAGGTTCCAGTGTTCCATTCCCACCAGAAAATAAAGATCTGGATTCTGGACTCAATCTCCTCTTCTTTTGTCCTTTCCCAGAGTTTAGCGTCGGCGAGCAAGTGGTGCGCGCGACTTGCAAATTAAAGGCAAAATCTTGCATCTCGCAACTTGCATGCAGAGCATAAAGCTCAAAGAGATTCAAGCAGATAAAGCCTGCCGCCTGCCGGTTCGCTCAAAGTAAACCGGCCGGGGGCACATAATCGAACCATCGAAGTGGACGcgccgggccgggccagcGGGATCAACATCGGCATGTGTGATGTGTCGATCTCGAGTTGGTTGGCTCAAGGGCGGGCTGGGGAAGCAAGTGTCGGCAGGGTGCGTCTCAagggcgcgcgcggccggcCTGTGCAAGCTAGGCGCGGATATCCCGCGTTGATACCCCGACGACGGCGATCGATCGGTCGTCGGTAcacgcccgtgcccgcgcgcgGCTGGCTGGTCGCGTCGCGCCAGTGGATATAATGTGGTTGCACGTCCACTTTGGCCTGCCGGCCCTGGGCGTTCAGGTCGCCGTCGGCAACCAGCAGTCCGGAACCGACAGCCGCGACGGCGACATGGATATGGGGCTGGATGAGGCCAGTGACGCGTCGCGTGCGCGTTCGTTGATGGGAAGACGTACGTACGACCGCTAGCTAGTTGCGTCCACGTGTaaacgtacgtacgtgggTGGTGGCCGGTAGTATAGGGGTATATGGTACGAGTGGAATACGATCGATCAGTGTGCTTATGCAACGTGTATGCTCTCGTCTCGATCTAGCGAGACCATTCGTTATTCGTAAGTGTGGTTAGGCGTTCGTGtaaggcaggcaggcagcttGCCATTTCTTTCTGTCTATGATCGACTTCATTGGTTGCGTTTAAGAAGAGTTAACACGGAACACATGGATTCATGATTCCGCCTACATACATACGCGCAGGCATTGCTAGCATGTGCGATGATCCTTTAATCCGTCAGGATAGCTAGTTCACTTTGCGCGCGAACGGTTCAAGAGGTTCGCAAGGTCCACTTTCCACAAGGATTAAGAAACTGCAACCAACCCAGTTCTAACAGAAAGAATATGACTGGGGGAGTGGCGCTGCACAGCATTACAAAGgattatacggagtactccctccgtcccatactgagttactcaaatttgtccaaacatgaatgtatctatgcctaaaagatgtctagatacatgtaatagaaattcacttaatatgagacggaaggagtactatgTTTTATGTTTTATTCAATGTATCACAAAGTAGCATTACTTCTATTACATATTTGTACATGGAAAAGGCATAGTAGTGCTGTGGCAAGCAAGACTGCTACATACAGACCGGTACGTGCTACATATAGGTAAATCCATCCTGTGGATAGGAGTAAGAAAACACATATGCTAAATCCTTTACCAAGGACCAGTAACAACAACCACACATAAATGATAGCATCAAGGACACACTTATTCACTTTCTTGACAATCTTCTCTAGTAATCGTCAGAGCCGGTCTTGCCAGTCCCGGCAGTATACTCATCGGTGCTGGACTTGTTGTAGCCACCACTGTACTCATCAGCGCCTGGCTTGTTGTAGCCACTGCCGCCATAGTCATCAGTGGTGGACTTGTTGTACCCACTGCCACTGTAGTCATCAGTGTTGGAGGTGTTCTTGCCGCTGCCATAGTCTTCGATGCTTGATTTGTCGTAGGCAGACTCCTCGGTGGTCGATTTGGCGTAGGAGTCCTCCTCAGTGCTTGATTTCTTGTAGCCGCTTCCGCCATAGCCATCCTCGGTGCTGGAGTTCTTGTATCCACTGTCATAGCCACCAGCGCTGGGTTTGttgtagccgccgccgctgtaaTCATCGGTGCTAGATTTGTTGTGACCGCCACTGAAATCGTCTGTGCTGGACTTGTTGTAGTCACCACTGGCACTGTAATCATCGGTACTAGTTTTGTTGTAGCCGTCACTGGCACCGTAGTCATCGGTGCTAGATTTTTTCAGGCCACCACTGGCACCATCCATGCCCGACTTGTTGTAGCCACCACTGCCACCATAGTCGTTGGTGTTGGAGTTCTTATACTCGCCATCATTGTTGTCATTGCTGGATTTGTTGAACCCACCAGTACCACGGCCATAGtcttcctcgctagtcttGCTGTACCCGCCTTCATCATCATTTGCACCAGACCTTCCATAGCTGCTGCGATCATACTCGTCTGCCATTTCAAAATGAAAAGCAATGAATCACACAGAACACAAGTAGATGATACTTGGTTGCACTATGGTACCAAGAAGCATACGGTAGGAGGTATTTATAGCAGGTAAACCTAGCAACATCTAGGGCTCTAGGCAGTTTAAATAAATTATTGGATCAGAACGAGGCTCCATAAACCCAGAATATGGGTGGCTAATATCATGCACACTTAATGACTGAAAGCACTTCATTTGTTCTCTGGTGGAGATTTTTTGCAATCTTTGGAGCCAAGGGACAGTTGGAATTGGACCAACGTGTGaccacacaaaaaagaaaaggtaatcCACAAAATAGTATGTTCTTCAACCCTGCAAGATCTCCAATGCACCGCATATTATTTTAGCTAACGAATGTAAACATACATGGAAAAAAATCACTTCCCTTATCAACCAGATGAATACTAGGGCAAGTTGTTTACATATAATTTTTCTTAGAAACACTACTGCAGGTTTATGCAGTACAGCTGTTTAACTGTGAAAGCTTAAACGGTTCTGAAAGGGAAAGCAAACTATACACAACTCATATTGCAACAGAAAGCACAAGCATGCTGTGAGAAGAAAACaccacgaaaaaaaaaacattgctAACACTTTTGCAGCATGGTGCAGCACTACATCCATACGAAGTTTCAAATGAAATCAAGATGTAGGTACAGACTATTATTAGCTCAGCATCGAAATATGCACCTACAGATCAATTATCTGCAGTATAAAAAGAATTCAGTATACACACAGCACACAGTGAACACCATGCAAGTTGGAATATCTTTTAAACAGAAATTTGTTAACACTCCAGACAGAGAGAAGATATTTTATCAGCAGCAACCGCTTTAAGTAGATAGGTGACTGATGGGAATAGACATGCCGCCCCATTAATGCGGACAGTTTAATTCCCCACTAGTTAGATCGGTGGAAGCAATTGCGCACGCAAAGGAAGATGCCAAAGTATATTCTGACAATTATTTGTCACCAGAAATCCATGTTATTAATCTGATAATTATGAGAATGGCAGTCACTCAACTTGTTATGGCAGTGTAATGTGTTTCTCAGTAATCAAATTTGTTTCGTTTGTCGTTGCAGTCGAATTAATCTAAATTTCTGATAACCATGAGAtatgtgtataaaaggagttCTAGAGTGTAGCTACAAGTTACCTTGACTTGCTACAAAGAAGTTAGTTAGCATGAGAGTGAGCAAGCATAAACATAAAGCAGCAGTTGCATGAAACTGTGCTTGCTATCATCTGAAGGATCCACTGTACATTTGCTTACATATATCTCTAGTGTGCTTATGAAAAGGGACATCCCTGCGTGAAAGATTAGATTAGGGTAAAATGTAACTAATTAAAAATACAGGAAGGACAAAACCGTTCATCATTCTAAGATTGACAGTGCGGGAAACAAGaattaggaaaaaaaacatattcaGCTGACTAGACAAGCAATCCACAAATTCTGTCCACGTGGAAGGATGCATGTGTTACAAGTCACCAGCAATTCCAGTAACTTCACTGAGTAAACTCGTTTCTTATGACTGTATTGAGTGAGATGTCTCTGGTTTAAACATAGCAATTAACTGTCACCATATCACTCGTCCGGAatacttttttgtttctcactAAAAAACTGAGACAAGTACCTGGAGCATTTCCCATTTAACAGTTATGCGCCCCCAAAAAACTAAGATATTTATATTCTTGATCGAAGAGGCAAAAATATCATTTCCAGTTCATTGAACCAAGACATACTTGTGACCCAAAATAAGGAAAATTGTTTCTCACTGAAGTATTGTAGAAAACATATCTTGAATTATTGCTAAATGACATGATTCTACACTGCCCTGCCGACAACATGCAACTTGTGTAATCTATGAATTGGGAGTAGTATCCCCACAACACCAATAACTGACCTCCGActaaaaacataaaaatataatAGCTTGCTTGCACCTTTGCTTGAAGTGGAGATCTTCGTGGCCCAGTTTGATGATGATTTTTCCATGGGCAAGTACAAGAAGCATTTGTATCCTAACCAGGAAGCATGTGCATACGTTTGCATAATGCGATAAATTACCAATATAATGGTCCAGGGATCAACTAATACTGAATGTTAGCACGAATATCTTCAGACACTGAGTGCTGGAACACACTTGGAGATAACTCTGCTACACGATTATACAGAAGTAGGCATCTTAAATGGAATCAGAACCGCAGAAGCATGTCAGGGACTTCCGTTTTAAATCTCACTGTTATTAGCTTTGTTCATCAGAATAAACAGACTTGACAAATTGTGCCCGTAAGAAAATATGAGTTTAATCCTTCAACCATTTAGAAGTAAGCTTCACAGCCTTCAATAATGACAACAGGGTATACACAAAAGCCACCACAGAAAAATTCATTGTCCAAGATTAATACTTTCAAGCAGATCTTTAGCATGAATTGTCACATAATGCTGTGGACCATAGCATATACTTGCAAGATATTTGCAAAAGTTGATGCAGCAAATAGCTAAGCTGAGAACACAACCCTTCTGTTCTTCGATGGAAATCGGTAACCCATCTGCATAAGAAAGGTTGGCAGAATCTTCTTCAGAAAGATGGAGAGACTGAAATATTGTTGTCCCAAGCCAACTGAAGTCTATAGGGTTCTTTATCTTTTCCAGAATGAGTGAGCTTTGAGCTAGAAATGGCCAGCACTGCAATGATAATGATAACATGCGCCTGCCAAAATCATCACAAGTTGATCTGAATTGGTGGTGCTGGATGGAATCATATTGTGCTGAACTTACTGAACATGAAGCAAAGCTGAACTTGGCTTCAGATACATTCTTCCCTGCCCCTCCCTGTATACATTGAACAAGATCTAACATGGACTGTCCAGTACTTAACAAAAAATGCGACAGTGGGGTCATAAAACAGCATTCAGATAAGAAGAGATGGTGTGTAGCTCCTGCAAGAACAAATGAATAAGCTGCTGCAGCTTTGGTCATTTCGAAAGAAACATTACTGTTTTCTCCGTTAAAACCATCAGTGTTTGATTTTAGGGCGCGGAAACGGTAAGCAGAGGCAAGGGCCATGTAAGCTCTAAGACTTATATGGTGAAGAGGATGTAGCATATGTCTTCTCCGTGAAAGTTCCACTTTCTGCAACTCACCCATCCAGTTTTTGGAAAGCATGCTTTCAATTATATCACAGCAAGCTTTAGGGTCATCACCTAATGAGTATTGAGAGATTGCCTGTTGTAAGATATCATCCAAATTCTCGATTGCTGGAGACATAACAGCATCCTCCAGTGAATTCAATTTCCTAAAGTCACACTGATCAGGTAGCATGTCAGCCTTGCAGAAAATTTAAGAGCTTATTTCTCTTCGCAAAGGAAAATTTACAAGTTTAAGAGTAAAAGTGTTAACAACTCCAACATATCCAAGTAGCTAACTAGGGTTGCTAGATTCATGTATAACTGACTCGAAATAAACCACTCATATTACTTACTACTAGTACCTTACTGGTgaatatacattttttttgtaagttATGTTGGGGTGAAAGGTATCTAAGAGAAGTTCAAAGACGTAAATTGACTAGAATGTATAACACCAAGAGTTGAAACAGTAACAACACAGTATACAAACCACACCACTTAAATTCAAAATATTCCAAACTATGAATGGACACAAAAAAGTATATGGTGAAGTAGATAATAATGTTTTCACCAAAAATAGTAGCTAATCATTGAAACTTGCCTAGAAGTTTTTGGAACATTGTAGGGTACTAGCAAGTGCCTAATGTCAAAGATACCAAAATACCTAGCTCCATAGGGTGCATATGCACCCTATATTTATAAATATCGTCTCTACTACAAAAGGTCATACgatctttgaaaaaaaatcttgcgTGGAAATCATTCAATAACAATTATCCTGTATCATTGCCAAATTTGATGCAAAAATATGATCTTCTGCATTCTAcactaaaaaaagaaaagaaattatcaAAGTTTCGGTAACCAATACTTACTACTAGTACCTTACTGGTGAATAAACATAGTACTAAATCACTACATGAGGCACATGGTAATTTGCAGAAAAATGATAACATTTTCTACGGAGTTGCCTCTTACATTCAGAATAAGATCCACATATGGTTCAGGTGATGCAGTACAGCGCTTGCAAAAACAAATGAATTTGTACTTTGACCAAAGATCTGAATGCCTTGCTTCCTGAAAAGGGAAGTTGGGACTTGTGAGTTATGAGTGTGACAAGTGACAACAGCAGCGAAATAGAAGTAACTACTACATTATTTCATGTGCAACCAGTTAGGAAGTCCAGaaattccttcttttcttcaaagATAACTACCTCTTTCTGAATACATGACATTCTAGCATTAACTTTTGTGTTCGTAAATTTCACTCTACCATTTTTGTGATAGTTTTACAccaatttttttcccttgcaTACCCTCCCTTTGGCTATTTCCAATGCCATTTATTAGTAGGCGTGGTGCAGTCTTTTCCATATGCAACTTGATTGAAACATAAACTCATAAAGCGTCATGCATTTGAGAACGTAGTTTAATATCGTAAAATAGGTAAACCTACAATGCGGAACACCCTGACAACATTAGTTGTTCACAATACCTTGACCAAGACAATAAGTGTGCATCAACTAAGACCAAAGATATACCTGCACCGATGAATCTAAACAGaaacatataatctacatgGATTGCCTTATAATCTGAAAATCCATCCTAAAGTAGGTGCGCATTTAGATATATCTTTTGCATAAGGTGGAACTAACCAGTGATCAGAACATCTATCAATAAAAACAGTCTGTACAGTTGTCAGCAGTAGTTTCATTTGAAAGAAAGGTGGCCCTTTTTGTTCTAAAAGAAATAGTCATACTAAGTCAATAAAGAGTTCTATTAATTACAGTTGCCTAAAATTAAGGGCAAAATTGATGATGTAAACACTAGTACTAAGTGGACCAGTGATAAAGTGGCACATGTTATATTTCATGAAACAATTAAACACTTGTCTGATTCCTCAAAACTGTATTGTAAAACTCATGCAAAGTAGGAGAAAATGAGTACCCTGGTCTGGAGAAGATCAATGTATGCTATGCAAACTTCATCACCCTTATTGATTGGCCTCGTGCAACGGACAACAACTCTTGGACCATATTTCCCAACTGCTAAAGAGTAAAGAGAGTCAGGATAAAAGTTCAATATTTTGCCTCTCAAGTGCAGCATGATTACATTAATGAACATGAAAGAAATACCATGAGTAAAACCATCTTCAAACTGCCAAGCACGCCACTGCAACCAATACAAAGCCCAATAACTTACTATACATTGAGAAATATGTGGCATGCAATGTAATCAATTATCTTCTCTTAAACCAATACAAAACCATCTTAGAATAGTGACAGAAAAAGTTTAGAAGATATCCCGTCCTTCCTGAAATATAAGTTTTTAAGTTTTgacaagtttatagaaaaaatatatcaacatctacaatACCACATTAATATCAATAGATACATCATAAAATATGTCTCCATAGTGTATTTAGTTGGTATCGTACATGTTGATATCTTGTTGTagtataaacttggtcaaacttaagAAAACTTAACTTATATCACTTATAttttgggaaggagggagtattaaataaaaatatgatTTGATTTCCTTTACCGCGTCTGATGCAATTCCTTTGCTTGCAGGGACTGCACGGTATGGTGGTTTGTCTGAAACAGAATCTTCCTTCCATGGAGCCAATATAAAATTATAAGAAGCATTTGGAAAGCAACTATGATTGAACCATGAGAAATTAGGCCCATAAACTGCGATGCCCAAGTCTCGTCCTTCACAAATCTGCACCTCAACACTGTTGATCATCACTGCCCATAATGCCACCATCTCTACTGTCAGACCATTCAAGAAAACAACAGCATTTTGCGTCCTCATTTTTCTGGCCGACGACATCAGCATGCTTCCCTCTAGTATCCTCTCAGAAACCTCACCACCTTCCTCCAGGACTTCCCGAATACCACTTACTGAAAGCCCACCAATTCTACTGGACTGGTTTATTGAATCTGAAGAAACAAGACCATGCATCTCAAGCAAATAAAGAAGGCGTAAAGCAGCACGGAAATCACTTGTTCCTTCAGTGGTGCAGGAAGTAGAGGCTTTTTCAAGGTGGTTTGCAAAGAAACAACATTCGCCAGAAGACATATGCACTTGACAATCCGAGCTTAAGCAGTCTGAGCAGCAGTATCGAACAGAGCAGCACACCATGCAAGACACGACACATGTACGTTGTGATGGCAAGTCCCTGAAACAGGAGGAGCAGTGGGAGTGGAGGAATTCATCATGCAGGGCCATGGCATAAGGCGCGATAGCTCGAGTCAGGTTCTCCGATATGTCTAGAGATTCACCTGCTCTCATCTCCATTGCCATGAGTCCTATTGCAAAGTTCTGTTTTGCATAGAACAAAATCAGGAGTTCAGGACTTGACTAGATTATCCAATGCTCAGCAAAATTGGACTAAGAAAtggtttggcacccatcatttgggcatagaattgtagaattcattttgaattccaaaaaacaacttatttggttggcacggaattaaccacaggaattcaatctcaaattccatggaatcacactataactagcctcaattcctctctaaaagccatcatttctctagaattgtctctcactcttcaattccatgtggtagacaaacatgatttttcaacccggaattcaaattcaaccaaatgaaattctatcaaaaattggatttcatttcattttgatcaaatgaaatgaattctcggttgccaaacgagctgtaagaTTTCCCCACAACATAATAATCCATCAGCTCTCCGTCCATTTATATTAGTACATAGTATATGGCAGACCTCGCTATTCTGTGTACATGATCGGTTGCTCTTACTGTCTTACAACTACACCAAAAAATTATACCGATTTTCTTCGTCCAGTGCCTCTGCCCAACCAGTTAATTTTGGggcaacaaaaaagaagagtaGAAACACTCGAGATCCCTATGAATTAGAAAGAGGAAACTCTACCGGCTGGCGGAATCCAAGGCTACTTTATGCCCCCAGTCACCAAACCCTCGCTACAAAAAGGAAGTGCTTGAGAAGGTGAGCTTTACTCAACTTGACACCGAGATGAAAGCCGAATAACAAAGCCGCAGGCCTTCGCTG contains:
- the LOC100823220 gene encoding protein SET DOMAIN GROUP 41 isoform X4, which translates into the protein MVCCSVRYCCSDCLSSDCQVHMSSGECCFFANHLEKASTSCTTEGTSDFRAALRLLYLLEMHGLVSSDSINQSSRIGGLSVSGIREVLEEGGEVSERILEGSMLMSSARKMRTQNAVVFLNGLTVEMVALWAVMINSVEVQICEGRDLGIAVYGPNFSWFNHSCFPNASYNFILAPWKEDSVSDKPPYRAVPASKGIASDAWRAWQFEDGFTHAVGKYGPRVVVRCTRPINKGDEVCIAYIDLLQTREARHSDLWSKYKFICFCKRCTASPEPYVDLILNCDFRKLNSLEDAVMSPAIENLDDILQQAISQYSLGDDPKACCDIIESMLSKNWMGELQKVELSRRRHMLHPLHHISLRAYMALASAYRFRALKSNTDGFNGENSNVSFEMTKAAAAYSFVLAGATHHLFLSECCFMTPLSHFLLSTGQSMLDLVQCIQGGAGKNVSEAKFSFASCSVSSAQYDSIQHHQFRSTCDDFGRRMLSLSLQCWPFLAQSSLILEKIKNPIDFSWLGTTIFQSLHLSEEDSANLSYADGLPISIEEQKGCVLSLAICCINFCKYLASICYGPQHYVTIHAKDLLESINLGQ
- the LOC100823220 gene encoding protein SET DOMAIN GROUP 41 isoform X6, with amino-acid sequence MAMEMRAGESLDISENLTRAIAPYAMALHDEFLHSHCSSCFRDLPSQRTCVVSCMVCCSVRYCCSDCLSSDCQVHMSSGECCFFANHLEKASTSCTTEGTSDFRAALRLLYLLEMHGLVSSDSINQSSRIGGLSVSGIREVLEEGGEVSERILEGSMLMSSARKMRTQNAVVFLNGLTVEMVALWAVMINSVEVQICEGRDLGIAVYGPNFSWFNHSCFPNASYNFILAPWKEDSVSDKPPYRAVPASKGIASDAWRAWQFEDGFTHAVGKYGPRVVVRCTRPINKGDEVCIAYIDLLQTREARHSDLWSKYKFICFCKRCTASPEPYVDLILNCDFRKLNSLEDAVMSPAIENLDDILQQAISQYSLGDDPKACCDIIESMLSKNWMGELQKVELSRRRHMLHPLHHISLRAYMALASAYRFRALKSNTDGFNGENSNVSFEMTKAAAAYSFVLAGATHHLFLSECCFMTPLSHFLLSTGQSMLDLVQCIQGGAGKNVSEAKFSFASCSAHVIIIIAVLAISSSKLTHSGKDKEPYRLQLAWDNNISVSPSF
- the LOC100823220 gene encoding protein SET DOMAIN GROUP 41 isoform X13; the protein is MAMEMRAGESLDISENLTRAIAPYAMALHDEFLHSHCSSCFRDLPSQRTCVVSCMVCCSVRYCCSDCLSSDCQVHMSSGECCFFANHLEKASTSCTTEGTSDFRAALRLLYLLEMHGLVSSDSINQSSRIGGLSVSGIREVLEEGGEVSERILEGSMLMSSARKMRTQNAVVFLNGLTVEMVALWAVMINSVEVQICEGRDLGIAVYGPNFSWFNHSCFPNASYNFILAPWKEDSVSDKPPYRAVPASKGIASDAWRAWQFEDGFTHAVGKYGPRVVVRCTRPINKGDEVCIAYIDLLQTREARHSDLWSKYKFICFCKRCTASPEPYVDLILNCDFRKLNSLEDAVMSPAIENLDDILQQAISQYSLGRGREECI
- the LOC100823220 gene encoding protein SET DOMAIN GROUP 41 isoform X12, which gives rise to MAMEMRAGESLDISENLTRAIAPYAMALHDEFLHSHCSSCFRDLPSQRTCVVSCMVCCSVRYCCSDCLSSDCQVHMSSGECCFFANHLEKASTSCTTEGTSDFRAALRLLYLLEMHGLVSSDSINQSSRIGGLSVSGIREVLEEGGEVSERILEGSMLMSSARKMRTQNAVVFLNGLTVEMVALWAVMINSVEVQICEGRDLGIAVYGPNFSWFNHSCFPNASYNFILAPWKEDSVSDKPPYRAVPASKGIASDAWRAWQFEDGFTHAVGKYGPRVVVRCTRPINKGDEVCIAYIDLLQTREARHSDLWSKYKFICFCKRCTASPEPYVDLILNCDFRKLNSLEDAVMSPAIENLDDILQQAISQYSLGDDPKACCDIIESMLSKNWMGRGREECI